AGTTCCTGGCACAGGGAACATTATATACTGATATTATCGAAAGCGGTACGGCGACAGCGCAGACAATCAAGTCCCACCATAATGTAGGCGGACTGCCTGAGGATATGCAGTTCAAATTGATCGAGCCATTGAATGCTTTGTTCAAGGATGAAGTCCGGGCGCTTGGCACTGAGCTTGGCATGCCTGATGAAATCGTCTGGCGCCAGCCATTCCCTGGCCCTGGACTTGGCATTCGTGTCCTGGGTGCGATATCGGAAGAGAAACTAGAGATTGTTCGGGAATCAGATGCTATCCTCCGTGATGAAATAAAGAAAGCTGGTCTTGATCGTGAAATCTGGCAGTACTTCACCGTCCTTCCTGATATCCGCAGCGTCGGTGTCATGGGTGATGCAAGGACTTATGATTACACAATCGGGATCCGTGCGGTAACGTCAATTGATGGAATGACATCCGATTGGGCCAGGATTCCGTGGGACGTTCTCGAGGTCATCTCAACAAGGATCGTCAATGAAGTAGACCATGTGAACAGAGTTGTCTATGATATTACGAGCAAGCCTCCTGCAACGATCGAATGGGAGTAAAATACGAACGATTTAAAAACGAACATGAAAAATGTTCGTTTTTTTATTGACTAGGGGCAAAAGTCCTGTTAGAATGAAACTGAACTTAATAATTTGTCATAATTCGTCGTATAATCTTGGGGATATGGCCCAAAAGTTTCTACCGAGCTACCGTAAATGGCTTGACTACGAGGTATAGAATTCATGGCTGGCAAACTATCAATCTACTGCCACCATTCTTTCTTTTATTGCCTACAGTCAACGCCCGGTAACCCGAGGTGTTTTCTTTTTGGCCTTATTTCCTGAAACTATTCAGGGGGAAAGAAAAATGAAGAAGTATTTTGAATTTGAGAAGCTCGGAACGAACTATCGCCGTGAATTCATTGGCGGGATGACCACATTCCTTGCCATGGCTTACATCCTTATTGTGAATCCAAATATACTTACACTAGCAGACGTACCGGACTTGCCGGAAGCATTGAGGATGGATACCGGTGCTGTCTTCGTAGCGACAGCACTTGCTGCAGCAGTTGGCTCCATCATCATGGGCCTGATTGGTAAGTACCCGATTGCCCTTGCTCCGGGAATGGGTTTGAACGCATTCTTCGCTTACACAGTTGTTCTAAGCCACGGCGCACCATGGCAACATGCACTTGCAGCAGTTTTCATTTCAAGTGTATTCTTCCTGATTTTGACGATTTCAGGCTGGCGGGAAAAATTGATCAATGCCATCCCAGTTGAACTCAAGCACGCAGTCGGCGCAGGTATTGGATTATTCATTACCTTCATCGGATTAAAAAATGCAGGTATCATCGTCGATAATCCGGCAACGCTTGTTGGACTCGGAGATCTGACAAACGCAAATACATTACTTGCGCTTTTTGGTTTATTGGTAACCGTCATCATGCTGACAAGAGGCATTCACGGTGCGGTATTCTTTGGAATTATCATTAGTGTCATTGTGGGAATGATCTTCAACCTTATCGAAACACCTGAAAAAGTAGTCGGAGCGGTTCCAAGCGTAGCGCCTACATTCGGTGCAGTATTCACTGCTTTCGGTGATCCATCATTCTACACAGCTACCATGATGGGAATCATATTAACATTCTTGTTCGTTGACTTCTTTGATAATGCAGGTACACTTGTTGCGGTTGCCAACCAGGCAGGCTTAATGAAAGATAACAAGCTTCCACGTGCAGGCCGCGCCTTGTTCGCTGATTCAATCGCATCACTTGTTGGTTCGATCTTCGGTACGTCAACAACAACTTCCTATATTGAATCATCTGCTGGTGTAGCATCAGGAGCCAGAAGTGGATTTGCTTCACTTGTAACAGCGGGATTCTTCCTGTTATCACTGTTCTTTTTCCCGCTGCTCTCAGTCGTCACTCCAGCTGTGACAGCGCCAGCCTTGATTATCGTAGGTGTCCTGATGGTTTCTTCTCTAGGTAAAATCGAATGGGGCCGATTTGAAATCGCAGTACCATCATTCCTGACCATGATCTCGATGCCATTGTCATCAAGCATTGCAACAGGAATCGCAGCAGGGTTCATCTTTTATCCAATCACTATGCTCGTAAAAGGGAAATCGAAAGAAGTTCATCCAATTATGTATCTGTTCTTCGTGATTTTCGTGCTTTACTTTGTGTTTTTAACAGAATAGTAAATTGAGTCCAGCCTGTCCGGCTGGCTCTTTTTTTGCCAAAAATTAAAACAGGCACGAAAGGCGCTTCAGATTGACTTATAAAACTCCCTTATATACGATATTTCTATAGTACAAGCTGAAACGGGGATGCAGGATGGACCAAATTGCAGTGAAAAAAGGATTGAACAATAATGTCATGATAGCTGACCACCCTTCATTCGGGGAAGTCATCCTGATCGGCAAGGGCATCGGCTTCAACCGGAAAAAGGGAGATTTGATAGAAGAGGGGCAGGCGGAAAAAATGTTTGTCCTTAAGGATGAAAGAGAGCAGGCGAACTACATTAAGTTATTGCCTTTCGTCGAGAACGATCTGCATGAGGCTATCATTTCTTCCATTGAGCTGATCAAAAAAAGAGCAGCGAGCCAACTGAATGAACACATCCATGTCGCGTTGACAGACCACCTGATGTTCGCCGCAAATCGAATTGCGAATGGGCTGGATTTCAAAAATCCATTTTTAGTCGAAACGAAGACGCTGTATCCAACCGAATTCCAGATCGCCAAAGAGGTTGTCCAGCTTCTCAAGGATAAATCAGGGATTGAATTCCCG
The nucleotide sequence above comes from Mesobacillus boroniphilus. Encoded proteins:
- a CDS encoding NCS2 family permease, with protein sequence MKKYFEFEKLGTNYRREFIGGMTTFLAMAYILIVNPNILTLADVPDLPEALRMDTGAVFVATALAAAVGSIIMGLIGKYPIALAPGMGLNAFFAYTVVLSHGAPWQHALAAVFISSVFFLILTISGWREKLINAIPVELKHAVGAGIGLFITFIGLKNAGIIVDNPATLVGLGDLTNANTLLALFGLLVTVIMLTRGIHGAVFFGIIISVIVGMIFNLIETPEKVVGAVPSVAPTFGAVFTAFGDPSFYTATMMGIILTFLFVDFFDNAGTLVAVANQAGLMKDNKLPRAGRALFADSIASLVGSIFGTSTTTSYIESSAGVASGARSGFASLVTAGFFLLSLFFFPLLSVVTPAVTAPALIIVGVLMVSSLGKIEWGRFEIAVPSFLTMISMPLSSSIATGIAAGFIFYPITMLVKGKSKEVHPIMYLFFVIFVLYFVFLTE
- the glcT gene encoding glucose PTS transporter transcription antiterminator GlcT — protein: MDQIAVKKGLNNNVMIADHPSFGEVILIGKGIGFNRKKGDLIEEGQAEKMFVLKDEREQANYIKLLPFVENDLHEAIISSIELIKKRAASQLNEHIHVALTDHLMFAANRIANGLDFKNPFLVETKTLYPTEFQIAKEVVQLLKDKSGIEFPDGEIGFIALHIHSAVMNRNLSDVNKHSQLVTKLVQMIEENLDIEIDKEGIDYTRLVRHIRFTIERVNNGETVEEPEKFATLLKEEYPVCYNLSWKLIKVMQQTLKKQVCDAEAVYLTMHLQRLQKKVK